A genomic segment from Candidatus Cybelea sp. encodes:
- the rodA gene encoding rod shape-determining protein RodA: MAVLALGSGARRYARNFNWPLALGAVFIALIGLLCIRSAGLHDTDAGGEFKRQILYLALGMALMFGLSLVDYRNWQRWAPGLYAINLLLLIFILRGGHSALGAQRWISLGPLGTFQPSEPAKLVVAISLAAVLCRGRYENLQELWKPLLTVALPALLILKQPDLGTSLTLVAILTVELFFALPKLGDFGIYALAVLVVGAAAVGTNAVLKPFQRARLFVFLNPKADPQGSGYNLAQSKIAVGNGEWFGRGLYRGTQTQLNFVPEHSRDFIFTVLAEEWGFVGAALLLALYAAVLYGGVRAMLAARDRFGFLLASGLVGLLFFHVLVNVGMTIGIMPITGIPLPFMSYGGSAMITDFAAAGVLLNIFSQRDRDVLGNA; this comes from the coding sequence TTGGCCGTCCTGGCACTCGGCAGCGGCGCTAGACGTTACGCTCGCAACTTCAACTGGCCGCTGGCGCTCGGCGCCGTCTTCATCGCGCTGATCGGCTTGCTGTGCATTCGCTCGGCCGGATTGCACGATACCGATGCGGGCGGCGAGTTCAAGCGACAGATACTCTACTTGGCACTCGGAATGGCGCTGATGTTCGGGCTCTCGCTCGTCGACTACCGAAACTGGCAGCGCTGGGCCCCCGGCTTGTACGCCATCAATCTGTTGCTGCTGATCTTCATCCTGCGCGGCGGCCACAGTGCGCTCGGCGCGCAACGCTGGATCTCACTCGGACCGCTCGGCACTTTTCAACCGTCCGAGCCGGCCAAGCTCGTCGTCGCGATTTCACTGGCTGCCGTGCTCTGCCGCGGGCGCTACGAGAATTTGCAAGAGCTCTGGAAGCCGCTGCTGACCGTCGCGCTTCCGGCACTCCTGATCCTCAAGCAACCCGACTTGGGAACGTCCCTGACGCTGGTTGCGATCTTGACGGTCGAGCTGTTCTTCGCGTTGCCCAAGCTCGGCGACTTCGGCATCTACGCGTTGGCCGTGCTGGTCGTCGGCGCGGCAGCCGTCGGAACCAATGCGGTCCTCAAACCGTTTCAACGCGCGCGGCTCTTCGTATTCCTCAATCCCAAGGCCGACCCGCAAGGTTCGGGTTACAACCTCGCGCAGTCGAAGATCGCCGTCGGTAACGGTGAGTGGTTCGGACGCGGCCTCTATCGCGGAACGCAGACGCAGCTCAACTTCGTACCCGAGCACTCGCGCGATTTCATCTTCACCGTGCTGGCCGAGGAGTGGGGCTTCGTCGGCGCGGCGCTCCTGCTGGCGCTCTATGCCGCCGTGCTCTACGGGGGCGTGCGCGCCATGCTTGCGGCACGCGATCGTTTCGGGTTTCTGCTGGCGAGCGGCCTGGTCGGGTTGCTTTTCTTCCACGTGCTCGTCAACGTCGGAATGACGATCGGGATTATGCCGATCACCGGCATCCCGCTGCCGTTCATGTCGTACGGCGGCTCCGCGATGATCACCGATTTCGCCGCCGCCGGCGTTTTGCTCAACATCTTTTCTCAGCGCGACCGCGACGTGCTGGGGAACGCCTAG
- a CDS encoding S41 family peptidase, whose product MSLTRRLLLTAFVALAAVIATALYVGYRTGSIAGPAGLQVATTGDLRSLYDSEDTSGSAVADFALRRLESVYYKPISPQVPLNGEADSLKTLLTAKKIGYASLPSQSAAGDPAADGERASALLGYALKRYGNALGATGNEDITDAALRGIMNSVHDPYTVYLSPRENRGLTESLSGGNFGGIGVYIFQLKDGEVIVRPIDAMPAAKAGMQAGDIVDAVDGKRVRGLSIDRVEAMIRGEPGSIVNLKAHQYKAPSAEHNYAIVREIIHVPTVHAKMEQGIDYIQLSDFGKTSADEVRTALLDGKAKGARGYILDLRFNGGGFVDAAVSISSLFIPQGTIVSTIARDGSRTTDAALGDAIAGLTPLVVLVNKYTASASEITSGALQDYRLATLVGTRTFGKGVVQSIYELPDDGALKITTARYLTPAGRDIQHHGIEPNVVVAQEPNPSLIDTPADKQLAVAKAHIRQLLR is encoded by the coding sequence ATGAGCCTTACCCGACGCCTTTTACTTACGGCATTCGTTGCGCTCGCTGCGGTGATCGCGACCGCACTTTACGTTGGATATCGTACCGGCTCGATCGCCGGCCCCGCGGGGCTGCAGGTCGCAACGACCGGAGACTTGCGCTCCCTGTACGATTCGGAGGATACGTCCGGTTCGGCCGTCGCCGACTTTGCGCTTCGCCGCCTCGAAAGCGTGTACTACAAACCCATTTCGCCGCAGGTCCCGCTCAACGGTGAAGCCGATTCGCTCAAGACCCTGCTGACCGCAAAGAAGATCGGCTACGCGTCGCTGCCCTCGCAGAGCGCCGCGGGCGATCCGGCCGCCGACGGGGAGCGCGCCTCCGCCTTGCTCGGCTATGCGCTCAAACGTTACGGCAACGCGTTGGGTGCTACCGGAAACGAAGACATCACCGACGCCGCGCTGCGCGGCATCATGAACTCCGTCCACGATCCGTACACCGTCTATCTTTCGCCGCGCGAGAATCGCGGGCTCACCGAGTCGCTCTCCGGAGGGAACTTCGGCGGCATCGGCGTTTACATTTTCCAACTCAAGGACGGCGAGGTCATCGTCCGCCCGATCGACGCAATGCCGGCCGCCAAAGCCGGAATGCAAGCCGGCGACATCGTCGACGCGGTCGACGGAAAACGGGTGCGGGGCCTCTCGATCGACCGCGTTGAGGCGATGATTCGCGGCGAACCCGGCAGCATCGTGAACCTGAAGGCGCACCAATATAAGGCGCCCTCGGCCGAGCACAACTATGCGATCGTCCGCGAGATCATCCACGTCCCGACCGTGCATGCGAAGATGGAGCAGGGGATCGACTATATCCAGCTCTCCGATTTCGGGAAGACGTCGGCGGACGAAGTGCGTACGGCGCTGCTCGACGGGAAAGCCAAGGGCGCGCGCGGTTACATTCTCGACCTGCGATTCAACGGCGGCGGCTTCGTCGACGCGGCGGTTTCGATCTCGAGCCTCTTCATCCCACAAGGTACGATCGTCTCGACGATTGCGCGTGACGGTTCGCGCACGACCGACGCAGCGCTCGGCGATGCGATCGCCGGCCTGACGCCGCTCGTCGTGCTCGTCAACAAATACACGGCCAGCGCCTCCGAGATCACCTCGGGCGCACTGCAAGACTATCGCCTCGCGACGCTGGTCGGCACGCGAACGTTCGGCAAGGGCGTGGTCCAGAGCATCTACGAGCTGCCCGACGACGGGGCGCTGAAGATCACGACGGCCCGTTACCTGACGCCGGCCGGGCGCGACATCCAGCATCACGGGATCGAGCCGAACGTCGTCGTCGCGCAGGAGCCCAACCCCTCGCTGATCGACACCCCCGCCGACAAGCAACTCGCCGTTGCGAAGGCACATATACGCCAACTCTTACGTTGA
- the minE gene encoding cell division topological specificity factor MinE → MIEFLKRLFGQSGSSATAKERLRLVLMTDHLELAPEMIEKLKADLVDVISRHVEVDRDRIEVNFERQDTALALLANIPIISVNRPNGNGSHGNGSNGGAPVEPVSETASAVVEDAVAVEAPAPKKKAAACATPPVRKRRRRKKNPAASAAPAPTPT, encoded by the coding sequence GTGATCGAGTTTCTCAAACGCCTCTTCGGGCAATCGGGCTCGAGTGCGACGGCCAAAGAGCGGCTGCGTTTGGTTCTCATGACGGATCACCTCGAACTCGCGCCGGAGATGATCGAAAAGCTCAAGGCCGATCTCGTCGACGTGATCTCGCGACACGTCGAGGTCGACCGCGATCGGATCGAGGTTAACTTCGAACGGCAAGATACCGCGCTCGCGCTGCTGGCGAACATCCCGATTATCTCGGTTAATCGTCCCAACGGTAACGGCAGCCACGGTAACGGAAGCAACGGCGGTGCGCCGGTCGAGCCGGTGAGCGAAACGGCCTCGGCCGTCGTCGAAGACGCAGTCGCCGTCGAGGCGCCCGCGCCGAAAAAGAAAGCCGCCGCCTGCGCAACGCCGCCCGTGCGCAAACGGCGGCGGCGCAAGAAGAATCCCGCCGCGAGCGCGGCTCCAGCGCCGACGCCGACCTGA
- the minD gene encoding septum site-determining protein MinD produces MTPRKIVITSGKGGVGKTTTTANLGATLAKRGKRVILIDADIGLRNLDLVLGLEKRIVFDLVEVAEGRCQLRQALIKDKRFESLSILPAAQTREKDAITTEQFSAIVDLAATQADYVLIDCPAGIEHGFRNAVAGASEAIVVTTPEVSAIRDADRVVGKIAHERKPIRLIVNRLRPEMVRSGDMLSVDDVCDVLSIELLGVVPDDEEVIDTTNRGEPIVLNDASRLKTIYDKIARRLEGEMVPFTSFDGTSLFGRLLDALKAG; encoded by the coding sequence GTGACGCCGCGCAAGATCGTCATCACCTCGGGAAAAGGCGGTGTCGGCAAAACGACGACGACCGCAAACCTCGGCGCGACGCTCGCGAAGCGCGGCAAACGTGTGATCTTGATCGATGCCGATATCGGGCTGCGCAACCTCGATCTCGTGCTCGGCCTCGAAAAGCGCATCGTCTTCGATCTGGTCGAGGTCGCGGAGGGGCGCTGCCAGCTTCGTCAGGCGCTGATCAAAGACAAGCGCTTCGAGTCGCTTTCGATCCTGCCCGCGGCGCAGACGCGCGAGAAGGATGCGATCACGACCGAACAGTTCTCGGCGATCGTCGACCTCGCCGCAACGCAGGCCGACTACGTGCTGATCGATTGCCCCGCCGGCATCGAGCACGGTTTTCGAAACGCCGTCGCGGGGGCTTCCGAGGCGATCGTCGTTACGACGCCGGAGGTCAGCGCGATTCGCGACGCCGATCGGGTCGTCGGCAAGATCGCCCACGAGCGCAAGCCGATTCGCTTGATCGTCAACCGCCTGCGTCCCGAGATGGTGCGCAGCGGGGACATGCTCTCGGTCGACGACGTCTGCGACGTCCTCTCTATCGAGCTGCTCGGCGTCGTTCCCGACGACGAAGAGGTCATCGACACGACCAATCGCGGCGAACCAATTGTGCTCAACGATGCCAGCCGCCTCAAGACGATTTACGACAAGATCGCTCGCCGTCTCGAAGGCGAGATGGTGCCCTTTACCAGCTTCGACGGCACGAGTCTTTTCGGTCGTCTCCTCGACGCGTTGAAAGCGGGGTAG
- a CDS encoding Rne/Rng family ribonuclease: MSSEILISSDPWENRVAILEDGGLAELYIEREEKVIGSIYKGKVQNVLPGMGAAFVDIGLGRNAFLYVDDINKQPLNIGDVEITQGHGGFTISEKVKRGDDVLVQIVKEPRGLKGARISTNISLPGRYLILMPTGKYSGVSRKIESADERNRLNGVMKRIRPEGMATVVRTAAAGVSEAELIADLGVLIRMWHGILERYKRAGSPSLLHKDMNLVYKAARDFITADVDRVLIDDEEEYRKIRDLLQLLGPQYIDRIEYYNSGRSLFDDYHIEAELQKLMKPKINLPSGASIVIESTEALTVIDVNSGKFTGGRNLEDTILKTNIEAAEEIARQVRLRDIGGIIVVDFIDMASEASRDRVIKTMEESLRRDRTRATIQSFSNLGLLEFTRKRIGKDLGAQLRGSCPTCMGMGSVMSPQSVAIETFRHIRNETRNGAAGDVVVHVAPTVAVQMDFWYEEECSELAKAIQHPIHVRVDPMIHPEKSRLEIVSSAKQERERPVRVGDEHEVELLTGRLPNASSAAAIVDGRVTEVENAANNAGNFVRIRILDVDDKGDYILAELVMAGAKSRRKRPTRKAEVSAAEQTRQLRELAEDAARQSASRPPIGISSLTEEEEAQDKALSAERRGEAQPDAIIIAEGAVQHAAVEGERRKRRRRRRRGRGGRDEGDEATTVIATPAAVTPIDAAPSVSNDAAAGDGSGQHRRRRRRRRGRGGRGGAQGVGTMPDRHIFEVGADGKAAATGATAPPEPTRAIARRAQATPPAVEPPPPSLSVPPEEPKRTKPTRRRARTGTAPGEPARAESAIALPAPEAKPAPAKKRATTTRRKAAAETKPVKDAAPAAAAKPKRTRATRGTTSASPDGAPEKPVRRRRKTVAAAEKE, from the coding sequence TTGTCGAGCGAGATATTGATCTCGAGCGACCCGTGGGAAAACCGGGTCGCCATACTCGAGGACGGTGGCTTAGCAGAGCTCTACATTGAGCGCGAAGAGAAGGTCATCGGCTCGATCTATAAAGGTAAAGTACAGAACGTGCTCCCCGGAATGGGAGCGGCTTTCGTCGACATCGGTCTGGGACGCAACGCGTTCCTCTACGTCGACGACATCAACAAACAGCCTCTCAACATCGGCGACGTCGAGATCACCCAAGGCCACGGCGGCTTTACGATTAGCGAGAAGGTCAAACGAGGCGACGACGTTCTCGTGCAGATCGTCAAGGAGCCCCGCGGCCTCAAAGGGGCGCGAATCTCCACGAACATCTCGTTGCCCGGCCGGTATCTGATCTTGATGCCGACCGGAAAATACTCCGGCGTCTCGCGCAAGATCGAGTCGGCCGACGAGCGCAATCGTCTCAACGGCGTCATGAAGCGGATTCGGCCGGAGGGTATGGCTACGGTCGTGCGCACCGCCGCGGCGGGGGTCAGCGAAGCCGAGCTGATCGCGGACCTGGGTGTGCTGATCCGCATGTGGCACGGAATTCTCGAGCGCTATAAGCGCGCCGGCTCGCCGTCGCTGCTGCACAAAGACATGAACTTGGTCTACAAGGCAGCGCGCGATTTCATCACGGCCGACGTCGACCGGGTCCTGATCGACGACGAAGAAGAGTACCGCAAAATTCGCGACCTCCTCCAGCTTCTCGGGCCGCAATACATCGATCGCATCGAGTACTACAACTCGGGACGCTCGCTCTTCGACGATTACCACATCGAGGCCGAGCTGCAGAAGCTGATGAAGCCGAAGATCAATCTTCCGTCGGGAGCTTCGATCGTCATCGAGTCGACCGAGGCGCTGACCGTCATCGACGTCAACTCCGGAAAGTTCACCGGCGGCCGGAACCTCGAGGACACGATCCTCAAGACGAACATCGAGGCCGCCGAGGAGATCGCACGGCAGGTTCGCCTGCGCGATATCGGCGGGATCATCGTCGTCGATTTTATCGACATGGCCTCGGAAGCTTCCCGCGATAGGGTCATAAAGACGATGGAGGAGAGTCTGCGCCGCGACCGCACGCGAGCGACGATTCAGTCCTTCTCAAATCTCGGGCTGCTCGAGTTCACGCGCAAACGCATCGGCAAGGACCTCGGCGCGCAGCTGCGCGGCAGCTGCCCGACCTGCATGGGCATGGGCAGCGTGATGTCGCCGCAATCGGTGGCCATCGAAACCTTCCGCCACATTCGCAACGAGACGCGCAACGGCGCCGCCGGCGACGTCGTCGTACACGTCGCGCCGACCGTCGCGGTACAGATGGACTTTTGGTACGAAGAGGAATGCAGCGAGCTCGCCAAAGCGATCCAGCACCCGATTCACGTGCGCGTCGATCCGATGATCCATCCGGAAAAATCCCGGCTGGAGATCGTCAGCAGCGCCAAGCAGGAACGCGAGCGGCCCGTGCGCGTTGGTGACGAGCACGAAGTCGAGCTCCTGACCGGCCGGCTGCCGAATGCGAGCTCGGCCGCAGCGATCGTCGACGGTCGCGTCACCGAGGTGGAGAACGCGGCAAACAACGCCGGTAACTTCGTGCGCATCCGCATCCTCGACGTCGACGACAAGGGCGACTACATTCTCGCCGAGCTCGTGATGGCCGGCGCAAAGTCGCGCCGCAAGCGCCCAACGCGCAAAGCGGAAGTGTCGGCGGCCGAGCAGACTCGTCAGCTGCGGGAGCTTGCCGAAGATGCCGCGCGCCAGTCGGCGTCGCGTCCGCCGATCGGCATCAGCTCGCTCACCGAAGAGGAAGAGGCGCAGGACAAGGCGCTCAGCGCCGAGCGGCGCGGTGAAGCGCAGCCCGACGCAATCATTATCGCCGAGGGGGCCGTACAGCACGCGGCCGTTGAAGGTGAACGCCGCAAACGCCGTCGCCGCCGGCGACGGGGGCGCGGCGGCCGCGACGAGGGCGACGAGGCGACCACCGTAATCGCGACGCCGGCGGCCGTGACGCCGATCGACGCGGCGCCTTCGGTTTCAAACGATGCAGCGGCCGGCGACGGTTCCGGCCAGCATCGCCGGCGCCGCCGGCGACGGCGCGGGCGCGGCGGACGGGGGGGTGCCCAAGGCGTCGGAACGATGCCGGACCGGCATATCTTCGAAGTCGGCGCGGACGGAAAAGCGGCCGCCACCGGCGCTACGGCGCCGCCGGAGCCGACGCGAGCGATTGCGCGGCGCGCACAAGCCACACCTCCGGCCGTCGAGCCGCCCCCGCCGAGCCTCTCGGTGCCGCCAGAGGAGCCCAAGCGAACGAAGCCTACGCGACGGCGTGCCCGTACGGGTACCGCCCCCGGGGAACCGGCCCGGGCGGAGAGCGCGATCGCGTTACCCGCGCCCGAAGCGAAGCCCGCGCCGGCGAAAAAGCGCGCCACGACGACGCGCCGGAAAGCCGCGGCCGAAACCAAGCCGGTTAAGGACGCTGCACCGGCAGCGGCGGCAAAGCCGAAACGTACGCGCGCGACCCGCGGCACGACCTCGGCGAGCCCCGACGGCGCGCCGGAGAAGCCGGTTCGCCGCCGTCGAAAGACCGTGGCTGCCGCCGAAAAAGAGTAG
- a CDS encoding alkaline phosphatase family protein, producing the protein MAALLVALLGLAACAGGASSAVPVADAAHAEAFAAAPGASGIRKIEHIVIIVQENRSFDNLFQGARNADTRPWGYDSKGDKIALRPLTMKTTWDVNHSFGAFLTSCNGTGKYPGTDCRMNGFDREGVECGGPGEPRCPFKDPMYSYVTPSETTPYFDMAAQYVLADRMFVSNVDESSFVSHQYIIAAQASSSMNVPEGGPWGCSGPALVLTLTQQRVEGPSVPACFDNQTLGDELDAAKISWKYYTASLREGDGGLWNAYQAIDHIYKGPDWKNDVIHPQTRFFKDVRDGRLPAVSWVTPTCKNSDHAGCDADDGPKWVAALVNAVGESKYWDTSALFVFWDDPGGWYDHVAPTKVDYDGLGFRVPLLVISPYAKRGRVSHVRYEHGSLLRFVEDRFGLATLSASDARATSPAADCFNFSEAPRKFVPISTTMSAHDFEREPLDPRPVDTE; encoded by the coding sequence TTGGCGGCTCTCCTGGTTGCATTGCTCGGCTTAGCGGCGTGTGCGGGCGGAGCATCATCGGCAGTTCCGGTTGCCGACGCCGCCCACGCAGAGGCGTTCGCCGCGGCGCCCGGTGCGTCGGGCATCCGCAAGATCGAGCACATCGTCATCATCGTGCAAGAGAATCGCAGCTTCGACAATCTCTTCCAAGGTGCGCGCAACGCCGATACACGCCCTTGGGGTTACGACAGCAAAGGCGACAAGATCGCGTTGCGTCCGCTGACGATGAAGACGACCTGGGACGTCAATCACAGCTTCGGTGCCTTTCTCACCAGCTGTAACGGCACCGGAAAGTATCCGGGAACCGATTGCCGGATGAACGGGTTCGACCGGGAAGGAGTTGAGTGCGGCGGTCCCGGCGAGCCGCGCTGCCCGTTCAAGGATCCCATGTACTCTTACGTGACGCCCAGCGAAACGACGCCATACTTCGACATGGCGGCGCAGTACGTGTTGGCCGATCGAATGTTCGTTTCCAACGTCGACGAGAGCAGCTTTGTCTCGCATCAGTACATCATCGCCGCTCAAGCGAGTTCGAGCATGAACGTGCCCGAAGGCGGGCCGTGGGGCTGCAGCGGGCCCGCGCTCGTCCTCACGCTCACGCAGCAGCGTGTGGAGGGCCCTTCGGTTCCGGCCTGTTTCGATAACCAGACGCTCGGCGACGAACTCGACGCGGCAAAGATCTCGTGGAAATACTATACCGCTTCGCTCCGCGAGGGCGACGGCGGCCTTTGGAACGCCTATCAGGCGATCGATCACATCTACAAGGGCCCGGACTGGAAAAACGACGTCATCCACCCGCAGACGCGCTTTTTTAAGGACGTCCGCGACGGTCGGCTCCCGGCGGTGAGCTGGGTGACGCCGACCTGCAAGAACTCCGATCACGCTGGCTGCGACGCCGACGACGGTCCGAAGTGGGTCGCGGCGCTCGTCAACGCGGTCGGAGAGTCGAAGTACTGGGATACGAGCGCTCTCTTCGTCTTCTGGGACGATCCCGGGGGCTGGTACGATCACGTCGCCCCCACGAAGGTCGACTACGACGGACTCGGTTTTCGGGTGCCGCTGCTGGTCATTTCGCCCTACGCGAAGCGAGGGCGCGTCTCCCACGTGCGGTACGAGCACGGCAGCCTGCTTCGCTTCGTCGAAGACCGCTTTGGGCTCGCTACCCTCTCGGCATCCGACGCCCGTGCAACCTCTCCGGCGGCAGACTGTTTTAATTTCTCAGAGGCGCCGCGCAAGTTCGTCCCGATTTCGACGACGATGAGCGCGCACGACTTCGAGCGGGAGCCGCTCGACCCCCGGCCCGTCGATACGGAGTAG
- the minD gene encoding septum site-determining protein MinD has product MQQTQAVEHETEAAAPARRLGRAIVLTSGKGGVGKTTTTANLGTALASRGVKVVLVDADVGLRNLDILLGLESRVKYHLLDVLEERASLDDALVPSKHGDTLFLLAAAQSREKDDVETEKMKALIESLRERFDYVLIDCPAGIELGFKNAVAGADEAIVVCTPEVSAVRDVDRVVGLLGNRFRPQLVINRLRPALVRKGKMLSVDDVNAILRLPLLGVIADEPDIIVTTNRGEPLALRRENPTGAAYHAIAARVAGEDVPAPMPPLSKPSFMERVSSFLGGKRA; this is encoded by the coding sequence GTGCAACAGACACAGGCCGTTGAACACGAGACCGAGGCGGCCGCACCGGCTCGGCGCCTCGGTCGCGCGATCGTTCTCACTTCGGGCAAGGGCGGCGTCGGTAAGACGACGACGACCGCGAATCTCGGCACGGCGCTCGCGAGCCGCGGCGTAAAGGTCGTGCTCGTCGACGCCGACGTGGGCCTGCGCAACCTCGACATTCTTTTGGGCTTGGAGAGCCGCGTCAAGTACCATCTGCTCGACGTGCTCGAGGAGCGCGCCTCGCTGGATGACGCGCTGGTTCCGAGCAAACACGGCGACACGCTCTTTCTTCTTGCGGCCGCGCAATCGCGGGAAAAAGACGACGTCGAAACCGAGAAGATGAAGGCGCTGATCGAGTCTCTGCGCGAGCGCTTCGACTACGTGCTGATCGACTGTCCCGCGGGCATCGAGCTCGGTTTCAAGAACGCCGTCGCCGGCGCGGACGAAGCGATCGTCGTCTGCACCCCGGAGGTATCGGCGGTGCGCGACGTCGATCGTGTCGTCGGGCTGCTCGGCAACCGCTTTCGCCCGCAGCTGGTCATCAATCGGCTGCGTCCCGCACTCGTGCGCAAGGGCAAGATGCTCTCCGTCGACGATGTGAACGCGATACTGCGTCTTCCGCTGCTGGGCGTAATCGCCGACGAACCCGACATCATCGTGACGACGAACCGGGGCGAACCGCTCGCGCTGCGGCGAGAGAATCCCACCGGCGCCGCCTATCACGCGATCGCCGCACGAGTTGCCGGCGAAGACGTTCCCGCGCCGATGCCGCCCCTCTCGAAGCCGTCGTTCATGGAACGGGTGAGCTCCTTTTTGGGAGGAAAGCGCGCGTGA
- a CDS encoding S41 family peptidase has translation MKRNLALVLLAATVLGSARLLLSPALAAGQVLPAPDAGEVSTSYTYLTENFYKKVDPQTVLDSVRTTLLAAMRTAGVKHAALPEMQANAAPNSNIREIDREIVDAASQSKAKFTVHDLSYVALDGIMRSVNDRYTVFMTPKEYASLNQGLDGGDFGGTGIVIQIDDKTKFISVENVVPNGPADKAGIAQDDLITTIDGSSTKGMSLSAASGKLRGKEGTRVTLTVARDGAAQPAPITITRAKIHQLSVYEKMLPGKIGYVALTVFGRDTGDELNAALERLQRDGARALVLDLRDNGGGYLEAAVAVSSKFIPSGPIVSVESRASNITTLDADDTAIAPVPLAVLVNGYTASASEITSGAIQDSTVGTIIGTKTFGKGVVQTIYPLPDGSAIKVTTARYLTPRNRDINHLGITPDIVITENKHAQFGTPAKDDQLTRAVAFLNARLARLNEENGVPASPAP, from the coding sequence ATGAAACGCAATCTCGCTCTTGTACTCTTGGCCGCTACCGTTCTAGGGTCGGCGCGCCTTCTCTTGAGCCCGGCGCTGGCGGCCGGGCAGGTCCTTCCCGCCCCCGACGCCGGAGAAGTTTCGACGAGCTATACGTACCTCACTGAGAACTTCTATAAGAAGGTCGATCCGCAGACCGTGCTGGATTCGGTTCGCACGACGTTGCTCGCAGCGATGCGGACCGCGGGTGTGAAGCACGCGGCCCTGCCCGAGATGCAAGCAAATGCAGCCCCGAACAGCAACATTCGGGAGATCGACCGCGAGATCGTCGACGCCGCGTCGCAATCGAAAGCAAAGTTCACCGTGCACGACCTCAGCTACGTCGCGCTCGACGGGATCATGCGCTCGGTCAACGACCGCTACACGGTCTTCATGACGCCGAAAGAGTACGCCAGCCTCAATCAGGGCCTCGACGGCGGCGATTTCGGCGGAACCGGGATCGTCATTCAGATCGACGACAAAACGAAGTTCATCAGCGTCGAAAACGTCGTTCCGAACGGACCGGCGGACAAGGCCGGCATTGCGCAGGACGATCTGATCACCACGATCGACGGCTCGTCGACCAAAGGCATGAGCCTTTCGGCAGCCAGCGGAAAGCTTCGCGGTAAAGAGGGAACCCGCGTAACGCTGACGGTTGCTCGCGACGGCGCGGCGCAGCCGGCGCCCATCACGATCACCCGTGCCAAGATCCACCAGCTCAGCGTCTACGAGAAAATGCTTCCCGGCAAGATCGGTTACGTCGCGCTGACCGTCTTCGGGCGCGACACCGGCGACGAGCTCAACGCCGCTCTCGAACGTTTGCAGCGCGACGGGGCCAGGGCCCTCGTGCTCGACCTGCGCGACAACGGCGGAGGCTATCTCGAAGCGGCCGTCGCCGTCAGCTCGAAGTTCATTCCGAGCGGGCCGATCGTATCGGTCGAATCGCGCGCTTCGAATATCACGACGCTCGACGCCGACGACACGGCCATTGCGCCGGTCCCGCTCGCGGTACTCGTCAACGGCTATACGGCCTCGGCCTCCGAGATCACCTCGGGAGCGATTCAAGATAGCACGGTCGGCACGATCATCGGGACGAAGACGTTCGGTAAGGGTGTCGTCCAGACGATCTATCCGCTGCCCGACGGGAGTGCCATCAAGGTTACGACGGCGCGCTATCTCACGCCGCGCAACCGCGACATCAACCACCTCGGCATCACGCCGGACATCGTCATCACTGAGAACAAGCACGCGCAATTCGGAACTCCGGCAAAGGACGATCAGCTCACGCGCGCGGTGGCGTTCTTGAACGCACGTCTCGCTCGCCTTAATGAAGAGAACGGCGTGCCGGCGAGCCCCGCGCCTTAG